One window of Gemmatimonadaceae bacterium genomic DNA carries:
- a CDS encoding glycogen debranching N-terminal domain-containing protein translates to MTTPLCHVLGDARYAWNGPSLLITTARGECSEQDFLTGFYFHEARHLSVMRLEVNGAAPWLCADAVGSQHELDFVYVYPELTHFGGGGTDVSDDTTSRDSHGVIQRGIDVRVRERVRFDGLDIALTLANRTALAADLEIAWTFAADFADLQEALSGSRHQEAPVEREPLEHGVRLRYGHPQLPLATRVVATGGLTWTASRDRLVTHVRLEPRTAVETGLEITALDETSPNDDQRDARRTRRLQAWRSSLATIEIPSNGVLERIIQNAVSDVTSLAVLEGAEDEWLMPQAGLPFYPALFGRDALTAGWQTAMLDAGAMTESALAKLGRRQSSRVDDWTDAQPGRIPFQMRRGPLARLNLNPFGEYYADFASPFMYIIALGHAFAWSGNRAVVARHWDTARRILDWARDYGDMDGDGYLEYHTRSTVGTKNQGWKDSGNAIVYEDGRAVPSPLGTCELQGYWFAAQQFMAVLSWVQGQHDDARALWDSSLALKERFNRGWWMEDESFFALAFDAKKRLARSITSNVGHCLACGIIDDAYVPRVVERLFAPDMFSGWGIRTLSAEHPSYSPLAYHLGSVWPVENATIAFGLRRYGFDERAVSLAGGLFDLGQLYDYGRIPECVGGYARTEFPQPGAYPRANPLQLWNQTAYVLLIHVLLGLQPLSPLRTLVVDPVLPSWLPEIVVRNIRVADATATIRFTRGDAGRARSEIVELDGTLRLLHQPPIQSLRTTAFDRLAAIFRSVLHH, encoded by the coding sequence ATGACGACTCCGCTCTGCCACGTCTTGGGCGACGCACGATATGCCTGGAACGGTCCGTCGTTGCTGATCACGACGGCTCGCGGCGAATGCTCTGAACAGGACTTCCTCACTGGTTTCTATTTTCACGAAGCGCGTCATCTGTCGGTGATGCGCCTCGAGGTGAACGGCGCCGCGCCGTGGCTCTGCGCCGATGCTGTCGGGTCGCAACACGAGCTCGATTTCGTGTACGTGTATCCGGAGCTCACGCACTTTGGCGGCGGCGGCACCGATGTCTCCGATGACACGACGTCGCGGGATTCGCACGGCGTGATCCAGCGCGGCATCGACGTTCGCGTGCGCGAGCGCGTGCGGTTCGATGGGCTCGACATCGCGCTCACCCTCGCGAATCGGACGGCGCTGGCGGCCGATCTCGAGATCGCGTGGACGTTCGCTGCCGATTTCGCCGACCTGCAGGAAGCGCTCTCCGGCTCACGCCACCAGGAGGCGCCGGTCGAACGAGAACCGCTCGAGCACGGCGTTCGCCTGCGATACGGCCATCCGCAATTGCCGCTGGCAACGAGGGTCGTCGCGACGGGCGGCCTAACGTGGACCGCATCGCGCGATCGCCTCGTCACGCATGTGCGCTTGGAGCCGCGCACGGCAGTCGAGACGGGACTCGAAATAACGGCGCTCGATGAGACTTCGCCCAACGATGACCAACGCGATGCGCGCCGTACGCGCAGACTCCAGGCGTGGCGCTCCTCGCTCGCGACCATCGAGATACCGTCCAACGGAGTGCTCGAGCGCATCATCCAAAACGCCGTTTCCGATGTGACGTCACTCGCCGTGCTCGAGGGCGCCGAGGATGAGTGGTTGATGCCGCAAGCCGGCTTGCCGTTCTACCCGGCGCTCTTTGGCCGCGATGCGTTAACGGCGGGATGGCAGACCGCCATGCTCGACGCCGGCGCCATGACCGAATCCGCGCTGGCGAAACTCGGCCGTCGCCAGTCCAGTCGCGTCGATGACTGGACCGATGCCCAACCGGGCCGCATCCCGTTCCAGATGCGACGCGGTCCGCTCGCCCGCCTCAACCTGAATCCGTTCGGCGAATACTACGCGGACTTCGCCAGCCCGTTCATGTACATCATCGCGCTCGGCCACGCGTTCGCGTGGTCGGGGAACAGGGCAGTGGTCGCGCGGCACTGGGATACCGCGCGCCGCATTCTCGATTGGGCTCGCGACTACGGCGACATGGACGGCGACGGCTATCTCGAGTATCACACTCGGTCGACCGTCGGCACCAAGAATCAGGGATGGAAGGACAGCGGCAATGCCATCGTATACGAAGACGGCAGGGCGGTGCCGTCGCCGCTCGGCACGTGTGAATTGCAGGGCTACTGGTTCGCGGCGCAGCAATTCATGGCGGTGCTCAGTTGGGTTCAGGGCCAACACGATGACGCGCGCGCGTTGTGGGATTCGTCGCTTGCCCTGAAAGAACGATTCAACCGCGGTTGGTGGATGGAAGACGAGAGCTTCTTCGCGCTCGCGTTCGACGCCAAGAAGCGATTGGCGCGCAGTATCACCTCCAACGTTGGGCATTGCCTCGCGTGCGGCATCATCGATGATGCGTACGTGCCGCGCGTCGTCGAGCGCCTGTTTGCGCCGGACATGTTCAGCGGCTGGGGGATTCGCACGCTCTCGGCGGAGCATCCTTCGTACAGCCCGCTCGCCTACCACCTGGGCAGCGTGTGGCCCGTCGAGAACGCGACGATCGCGTTCGGACTCAGGCGCTACGGCTTCGATGAGCGCGCGGTCTCGTTAGCCGGCGGCCTCTTCGATCTGGGCCAGCTCTACGATTACGGTCGCATCCCGGAGTGCGTGGGCGGCTATGCGCGCACCGAATTCCCGCAGCCTGGGGCCTACCCGCGCGCAAACCCCCTGCAGCTATGGAATCAGACGGCGTATGTGCTGCTCATCCATGTTCTGTTAGGCTTGCAGCCGCTGTCGCCATTGCGAACGCTCGTCGTGGATCCGGTACTTCCATCGTGGCTGCCTGAAATCGTGGTTCGCAATATTCGCGTGGCAGACGCGACGGCGACGATTCGCTTCACTCGCGGCGACGCGGGCCGGGCGCGATCGGAGATCGTCGAGCTCGATGGGACGCTGCGCCTCTTGCATCAACCGCCGATTCAATCGTTGCGTACGACGGCATTCGATCGGCTGGCCGCGATCTTTCGAAGCGTTCTGCATCACTAA